A genomic stretch from Hydrogenimonas urashimensis includes:
- a CDS encoding sensor histidine kinase has product MKRREITKVLLFYVVTFVSMAVLMWVVFENFGYSNENFLIVTLMLLPLSLLFGYILSKVALEPLFITNDLLDKLLKDTLHELNIPLSTIFANVAMLKRREEDPKKVTRLERIEKAAENLGELYEDLDYFIKKEIGTVERETFDLDRVIESAILKMEEIRGDISIQYTPTGYVVKADRRGCQKAVDNLLSNAIKYNRKKGQVEISGENGWLVIRDSGIGMDETTLFNIFDRYYQSDLSASGYGIGLHIVKTFCDEHGIEIKIDSKAGEGTTFRLNFAAAFPKTDVTNEERNEK; this is encoded by the coding sequence ATGAAACGCAGGGAGATCACGAAAGTCCTCCTCTTCTATGTCGTGACATTCGTTTCGATGGCGGTGCTGATGTGGGTAGTCTTCGAAAACTTCGGATACAGCAACGAGAATTTTCTGATCGTCACACTGATGCTTCTGCCTCTTTCGCTGCTTTTCGGATATATCCTCTCCAAAGTGGCGCTCGAACCGCTCTTTATCACCAACGATCTTCTCGACAAACTCCTCAAAGACACCCTTCACGAACTCAATATCCCCCTATCTACGATCTTTGCCAACGTTGCCATGCTCAAACGCCGGGAGGAGGACCCGAAAAAGGTGACGCGCCTGGAGCGAATCGAAAAGGCGGCGGAAAATCTGGGAGAACTCTACGAGGATCTCGACTACTTCATCAAGAAAGAGATCGGCACCGTGGAGCGGGAAACTTTCGATCTGGATCGCGTGATTGAATCGGCCATCCTCAAGATGGAGGAGATACGGGGCGATATTTCGATACAATACACTCCGACAGGCTACGTTGTAAAAGCCGACAGGCGCGGATGCCAGAAGGCTGTGGACAACCTGCTTTCCAACGCCATCAAATACAATCGCAAAAAGGGGCAGGTGGAAATTTCGGGCGAGAACGGGTGGCTCGTGATCCGCGACAGCGGTATCGGCATGGACGAAACGACCCTCTTCAACATTTTCGACCGTTACTATCAGAGCGATTTGAGCGCATCGGGATACGGCATAGGCCTGCACATCGTCAAAACCTTCTGCGACGAGCACGGCATCGAGATCAAAATCGATTCGAAAGCGGGAGAGGGGACCACGTTTCGGCTCAATTTCGCAGCGGCCTTCCCGAAAACGGATGTGACAAACGAGGAAAGAAATGAAAAGTGA
- a CDS encoding tetratricopeptide repeat protein → MIGTVLLLLWGPQGIARNLPTENHAQNPQTKTPKDEESIEEAIRYYKAGAYTEAYRLFKKLELTHLRNLRVQFYLGRCAYETKHYEDAVIAFERVLIARPDDQLVKLEMARSYYAMGNYADAQQLFEEILKENIPSPIRRKIQIYLSHIRQHRTRSFFHGSIMAGIGYDSNVYNRARYDEIFLPAYQIRVENAVIDDDDYYHQEMIDLNHLYDFGERGGFALKNDVSIYFQTMSKHSDKNIFYANYTPALAYSTGNFLLNLAVGFDKMFYGSDPYLHTYYFMPSLLYMHSSVNFSKLTLTFQRKKSDSPLNEGRDANYLMGTILVHWLLNKDWVIEPSFSLIKERKIDSSLTNVNHNAGMLRVWSRYRIAPDKSLSGDLIVKKLHYTDIDFFFLEKRDDIYANLVITFTKKFQNYFKVETSVGYTHNHSDFDTYEYRKFYANVNLVKEF, encoded by the coding sequence TTGATTGGAACTGTCCTTTTGCTTCTATGGGGACCACAAGGAATCGCCCGGAATCTCCCGACGGAAAATCATGCCCAAAACCCACAGACCAAAACGCCAAAAGATGAAGAAAGCATCGAAGAGGCGATAAGATATTACAAAGCGGGAGCCTACACAGAAGCCTACCGGCTTTTCAAAAAGCTCGAACTGACACACCTGCGAAATCTGCGTGTGCAGTTTTATCTGGGCCGATGCGCCTATGAAACAAAACACTACGAAGATGCAGTCATCGCATTCGAAAGGGTTCTTATCGCCAGGCCGGACGACCAGTTGGTGAAACTCGAGATGGCACGAAGCTACTACGCCATGGGAAACTACGCCGACGCGCAACAGCTTTTTGAAGAGATTTTGAAAGAGAATATTCCCTCTCCCATCAGAAGAAAAATACAAATTTATCTCTCTCATATACGACAGCATCGAACCAGAAGCTTTTTCCACGGCTCCATCATGGCCGGCATCGGTTACGATTCCAACGTTTACAATCGTGCGCGGTACGATGAAATCTTTCTTCCCGCCTATCAAATCAGGGTCGAAAATGCCGTCATCGACGATGACGACTATTACCATCAGGAGATGATCGATCTCAACCATCTCTATGACTTTGGTGAGCGGGGCGGATTTGCCCTGAAAAACGACGTATCCATCTATTTTCAGACGATGAGCAAACACTCCGACAAAAATATCTTCTATGCCAACTATACACCGGCATTGGCTTATTCCACCGGAAATTTTCTTCTCAATCTGGCTGTAGGTTTCGATAAAATGTTCTACGGTTCCGATCCCTATCTGCACACTTACTACTTCATGCCTTCTTTGCTCTACATGCACTCATCAGTCAATTTCTCCAAACTGACACTCACCTTTCAGAGAAAAAAGAGTGACAGCCCTTTGAATGAGGGACGGGATGCCAACTATCTCATGGGAACCATCCTGGTGCATTGGCTGCTGAACAAGGACTGGGTCATTGAACCCTCCTTCAGCCTTATCAAGGAGAGAAAAATCGATTCCTCCCTCACCAATGTCAATCACAATGCGGGAATGCTTCGGGTCTGGAGCCGATACAGAATTGCGCCTGACAAGAGCCTAAGCGGTGATCTGATTGTAAAAAAACTCCACTATACCGATATCGATTTTTTCTTTCTCGAAAAACGTGACGACATCTATGCCAATCTTGTCATAACATTCACCAAAAAATTCCAAAACTATTTCAAAGTGGAGACTTCGGTGGGCTATACCCACAACCATTCCGATTTCGATACCTATGAATACAGAAAATTCTACGCCAACGTCAATCTCGTCAAGGAGTTCTAA
- a CDS encoding FecR family protein, with translation MFKKSLVLVFFSIFFAGYLAAGVGVVSALRGEATLLRGDGRLPLRLGETLEEKDTITTAANTRVQLTFNDRTVITLGSRSRFSVENYFYDASEASHARFDMPKGFFRSITGKIGKIVPEKFKLHTENATIGVRGTEIVIEADPANGDKIACTRGRIYVLSAHMKKSIDVDAGNMIFVRPEMPPTKPIPIEKSGFIVSMMKHDEITKREPAAIKTYENEALDTNKQNKTEEEVEEIEKPAMTGTPGNSPSTDSGEMGNSPDTSPSPHTPSSNDPTSSDASQTSSPSESDRPEAGGAPGTDSPGSGTDSQNQPTTPPSTTDDATSGAWNSQNPAPSDSGTPQGNTPSMNIPDAGMPGNEGANIPSSGNIPGSGTVGENVPTTEIPESGDVPETDLPNSGEEETQTQNDMPAPGISDSGVADENVPGTDMTDTDTPDTNAPSGENNGVPSEPRKITTYSYDNVSYGYWLNGDNRPTDTWFEGENKTTSFVMMTKKFFGSKATYKGGVTAITNDKVADGEINMNVDFWQETFDGSMYFQAQGEPKWSVNIQGGIDSGHFEDPHVTAAPDSEVDNIGGSLKGDFYGTISPDEIGGTFELTSPDHGSAKGVFGGKMQ, from the coding sequence ATGTTTAAAAAAAGCCTCGTTCTCGTCTTCTTTTCCATCTTTTTCGCCGGATATCTGGCTGCCGGTGTCGGCGTCGTTTCCGCTTTGAGGGGAGAGGCGACCCTCTTACGAGGTGATGGGCGGCTACCCCTTCGGCTCGGGGAGACGCTGGAAGAGAAAGATACCATCACCACGGCAGCGAACACCCGAGTACAGCTCACTTTCAACGACAGGACAGTCATCACCCTCGGAAGTCGAAGCCGGTTTTCTGTCGAAAACTATTTTTACGACGCGAGCGAGGCTTCCCACGCCCGGTTTGATATGCCGAAAGGATTTTTCCGTTCCATCACCGGGAAGATAGGAAAAATCGTTCCCGAAAAATTCAAACTCCATACCGAAAACGCGACAATCGGTGTCCGTGGCACCGAAATCGTCATCGAAGCCGACCCGGCCAATGGAGATAAAATCGCCTGCACGAGGGGGCGTATTTATGTTCTTTCGGCACACATGAAAAAATCGATCGATGTGGATGCCGGCAACATGATTTTCGTTAGGCCCGAGATGCCCCCGACAAAACCGATTCCGATTGAAAAAAGCGGCTTCATCGTTTCGATGATGAAACATGACGAAATAACCAAAAGGGAGCCTGCCGCCATCAAGACTTACGAAAACGAGGCGCTGGATACCAATAAGCAGAATAAAACGGAAGAGGAGGTAGAAGAGATTGAAAAGCCGGCTATGACAGGAACACCCGGAAACTCTCCTTCTACCGATTCGGGAGAAATGGGCAACTCGCCCGATACAAGCCCGTCTCCGCATACCCCGTCCTCAAACGACCCGACATCCTCCGATGCATCACAGACATCCTCTCCATCGGAATCGGACAGGCCGGAAGCAGGGGGCGCTCCCGGCACGGACAGCCCTGGCAGCGGCACAGATAGCCAGAATCAACCGACCACGCCACCTTCGACCACGGATGATGCCACATCGGGCGCATGGAATTCACAAAATCCCGCCCCATCCGATTCTGGAACACCTCAGGGCAATACTCCTTCCATGAACATTCCGGATGCAGGGATGCCGGGTAACGAAGGTGCCAATATTCCCTCCTCCGGTAACATTCCCGGCAGCGGGACGGTCGGTGAGAATGTACCAACCACGGAGATACCAGAGAGTGGCGATGTTCCCGAAACAGATCTGCCAAATAGCGGAGAAGAAGAGACGCAAACGCAAAACGATATGCCCGCTCCAGGCATTTCCGACAGTGGAGTTGCGGATGAGAATGTGCCGGGGACGGATATGACGGATACAGATACACCCGATACGAACGCCCCCTCCGGGGAGAATAACGGCGTGCCTTCCGAACCAAGAAAAATCACAACCTACAGCTATGACAATGTCTCTTACGGATATTGGTTAAACGGCGACAATCGTCCGACCGATACCTGGTTCGAAGGTGAAAACAAGACAACGTCATTCGTTATGATGACTAAAAAATTCTTTGGTTCAAAAGCCACCTACAAAGGCGGAGTGACCGCGATTACGAACGACAAAGTAGCTGATGGAGAGATCAATATGAATGTCGATTTCTGGCAAGAGACATTCGATGGCTCCATGTATTTTCAGGCCCAAGGCGAACCAAAATGGTCCGTCAACATCCAAGGTGGTATCGATTCCGGCCATTTTGAAGACCCCCATGTCACCGCCGCGCCCGACAGCGAAGTCGACAATATCGGCGGAAGCCTGAAGGGAGACTTTTATGGAACGATTTCACCCGATGAAATCGGAGGAACGTTCGAGCTGACGAGTCCCGACCATGGCAGTGCCAAAGGGGTTTTCGGCGGCAAGATGCAATAG
- the pyrC gene encoding dihydroorotase produces the protein MVISLHSPLDMHLHLRDEEMLDIVAPLSARTFAGGLVMPNLVPPVTTAEDVARYRGKIRKAQGENRFVPYMTLFFKSDYTPEFLESVRDEILAIKLYPAGITTNSEGGVSGFDLKELSPVLSVMSDLGIPLCVHGETGGFVMDREAEFIPIYERLAENFPDLTIVMEHITTKEAVEALERYENLYATITLHHLYITLDDVAGGLLQPHLFCKPIAKRPEDRSALLNVALEAHPKVMFGSDSAPHPREKKEAPGCAAGVFTAPIALQGLAQLFDRHGALENLQAFVSDNAQRIYGIRPLEKEVVLEKTAWLVPEIYEGTVVPMFAGESLEWRIVSAG, from the coding sequence ATGGTCATTTCACTTCATTCTCCTCTTGATATGCATCTGCATCTTCGGGACGAAGAGATGCTCGACATCGTCGCACCGCTGAGTGCCCGGACCTTTGCGGGAGGGCTTGTCATGCCCAATCTCGTGCCGCCCGTGACGACGGCGGAGGATGTTGCACGATACCGCGGGAAGATACGCAAAGCGCAGGGGGAGAACCGTTTTGTGCCCTACATGACTCTCTTTTTCAAATCGGACTATACCCCGGAGTTTCTCGAGAGTGTCCGGGATGAGATTCTCGCCATCAAGCTCTATCCGGCGGGCATCACGACCAACTCCGAAGGGGGTGTGAGCGGTTTCGATCTCAAAGAGCTTTCGCCGGTGCTGAGCGTCATGAGCGACCTGGGCATCCCGCTGTGCGTCCACGGGGAGACGGGCGGCTTCGTCATGGACAGAGAGGCGGAATTCATTCCGATCTACGAGAGGCTTGCCGAAAATTTTCCCGATCTGACGATTGTCATGGAGCATATCACCACCAAGGAGGCGGTCGAAGCGCTGGAGCGCTACGAAAATCTTTATGCGACGATCACGCTGCACCATCTCTACATCACCCTCGACGATGTGGCGGGGGGACTGCTGCAGCCCCACCTTTTCTGCAAGCCGATCGCCAAGCGGCCCGAAGACAGGAGCGCACTTCTCAACGTGGCGCTGGAAGCCCATCCGAAAGTGATGTTCGGGTCCGACTCGGCCCCCCATCCGCGGGAGAAAAAGGAGGCGCCGGGATGCGCCGCGGGCGTCTTTACGGCACCCATCGCCCTTCAGGGGCTCGCCCAGCTTTTCGACAGACACGGAGCGTTGGAGAATCTGCAGGCTTTCGTCAGTGACAACGCCCAGCGTATCTACGGTATTCGACCTTTGGAAAAAGAGGTGGTTCTGGAAAAAACAGCGTGGCTGGTACCCGAAATCTATGAAGGAACGGTGGTCCCGATGTTCGCCGGAGAGAGCCTGGAATGGAGAATCGTGAGTGCAGGCTAA
- a CDS encoding DedA family protein yields MLHEIVNWIVETVGAMGYLGIFIMMFLESSFFPFPSEVAMIPAGYLASKGEMSLVAAFLTGAGGSLAGAIFNYILGHKLGRPFLIKYGKFVFIKPETIDKTEEFFEKYGPASTFWGRLLPGIRQYISLPAGIGKMHLLSFSIYTFLGAGIWCAVLLSLGYIFGEHEEEIESVLHYLIGAIILMVAAVFYYYRKKNKKIEEEFIEELEKQR; encoded by the coding sequence TTGCTGCACGAAATCGTCAACTGGATTGTAGAGACCGTCGGAGCCATGGGGTATCTGGGGATATTCATCATGATGTTCCTTGAGAGCTCCTTTTTCCCCTTTCCCAGCGAGGTCGCCATGATTCCCGCAGGATACCTCGCAAGCAAGGGCGAGATGAGTCTTGTCGCAGCCTTCCTCACCGGGGCCGGAGGATCGCTGGCCGGTGCCATCTTCAACTACATTCTCGGCCACAAACTGGGGCGTCCTTTTCTCATAAAATATGGAAAATTCGTTTTCATCAAACCCGAAACAATCGACAAAACCGAAGAGTTTTTCGAAAAATACGGGCCCGCCAGCACATTCTGGGGACGCCTGCTTCCCGGCATTCGCCAGTACATCTCCCTCCCCGCGGGCATCGGGAAGATGCATCTGCTGAGCTTCAGCATCTACACCTTTTTGGGAGCAGGCATCTGGTGTGCCGTCCTGCTGAGCCTCGGCTACATTTTCGGAGAGCACGAAGAAGAGATAGAGTCGGTGCTTCACTATCTCATCGGCGCCATCATTCTGATGGTCGCCGCTGTCTTCTACTACTACAGAAAGAAGAACAAAAAAATCGAAGAAGAGTTTATCGAAGAGTTGGAAAAGCAGAGGTGA
- a CDS encoding CHASE2 domain-containing protein: MRKKRLFIFLIALIVVMGVLWGYLYHNETLLPFDKKLTDTLFKIRGPQPASDDIVIVDIDEKSLHALGQWPWPRIKIARILRNLAEAEAAVIGFDIVFSEPDNSSPKRVFEAYGIHDRNVPDYDLLLARAVSESPTILGFFFDFEAQGSEPGDIPEIPALFIEHNKPMKRSFILEAQRIVPNIPVIQNSAYSSGFFNTLPDLDGIVRSVPLLIRYDGMLFPSISLEMVRAMMQSGRIDIDYSESGVAGIRMGTLHLPTDRFGRLTVNYRGPGKSYTYLSAADIYDRNFDAEKIRGKIVLIGTSASGLLDLRATPFDSTFPGVEVHATAIDNMINGDFVTVPDWVEAADTTLLLALALITILIFSYAPPLATVLLSLSLFVAFFGFDYYLFANRHILLNMAFPTLLIILLFLVLSMFNYLFETRVKEKIREKFAKKVSPQVVDALLQNGISDAFETQQKEVTIFFSDIRSFTSISEALGDPKQLVDLLNRYLTPMANIIMDRFGTIDKFIGDAIMAYWNAPKEHPNHEDAAAKSALLQLEALKKLNHTLSREGLPTLDIGIGIHTGLVTVGEMGSAGRSDYTIMGDNVNLASRIEGLNKFYGSRLIISESTKRGLKEDYTFRELDTVRVKGRKKPVTIYELLQTGKPSKQLHEELEEYHHALEEYKNGNFVAAEEKFRHLQKKNPHPLYALYISRCHTYALNPPQHFDGIFVFETK; the protein is encoded by the coding sequence ATGAGAAAAAAACGGCTTTTCATCTTTCTTATCGCTCTTATCGTTGTCATGGGCGTCTTATGGGGATACCTTTATCACAATGAGACGCTTCTGCCTTTTGACAAAAAGCTGACCGACACACTTTTCAAAATACGTGGTCCTCAGCCCGCAAGCGACGACATCGTTATCGTCGATATCGATGAAAAGAGCCTCCATGCGCTTGGTCAGTGGCCCTGGCCCCGGATCAAGATAGCCAGAATCCTCCGCAACCTTGCCGAAGCCGAAGCCGCTGTCATAGGTTTTGATATCGTCTTTTCCGAACCGGACAACAGCTCGCCCAAACGGGTCTTCGAAGCCTATGGAATCCATGACAGAAACGTTCCGGATTACGATCTGTTGCTGGCACGGGCGGTCTCCGAAAGTCCCACGATACTCGGTTTCTTTTTCGATTTTGAAGCACAAGGGAGCGAGCCTGGCGATATACCGGAGATTCCGGCTCTCTTCATCGAACACAACAAGCCGATGAAGCGTTCATTCATCTTGGAAGCGCAAAGGATCGTTCCCAATATTCCCGTCATTCAAAACAGTGCCTACTCCAGCGGATTTTTCAACACCCTGCCCGATCTTGATGGCATCGTCCGCAGCGTTCCCCTCCTGATACGCTACGACGGCATGCTTTTCCCATCTATCTCCCTGGAAATGGTCCGCGCCATGATGCAATCCGGCCGTATCGATATCGACTACTCGGAATCGGGCGTGGCCGGTATCCGTATGGGCACACTGCATCTTCCCACAGACAGATTTGGACGATTGACGGTCAACTACCGGGGTCCGGGTAAAAGTTATACCTATCTTTCGGCTGCCGACATCTACGATCGAAATTTCGATGCAGAAAAAATTCGTGGAAAAATCGTTTTGATCGGCACATCGGCATCAGGGCTTCTCGATCTTCGGGCAACGCCTTTTGACAGCACATTTCCTGGCGTGGAGGTCCATGCGACAGCCATAGACAATATGATCAACGGCGATTTCGTCACGGTGCCTGACTGGGTCGAAGCGGCCGATACGACACTTTTGCTCGCTTTGGCGTTGATTACGATTTTGATCTTCTCCTACGCGCCTCCATTGGCAACCGTTCTTTTGAGTCTCTCTCTTTTTGTTGCATTTTTCGGTTTCGATTACTACCTTTTTGCAAACCGTCATATTCTGCTCAACATGGCTTTCCCAACTTTGTTGATTATCCTCCTGTTCCTGGTACTGAGTATGTTCAATTACCTCTTTGAGACCCGTGTCAAAGAGAAAATACGTGAGAAATTCGCAAAAAAGGTTTCGCCGCAGGTTGTGGACGCGCTGCTTCAAAATGGCATATCGGACGCATTCGAGACGCAGCAGAAGGAGGTAACGATCTTTTTCAGCGACATCCGCTCCTTCACATCCATTTCCGAAGCATTGGGCGATCCGAAACAGCTGGTCGATCTTCTCAATCGCTATCTGACACCGATGGCAAACATCATCATGGACCGGTTCGGCACGATCGATAAATTCATAGGCGACGCAATCATGGCCTACTGGAATGCACCGAAAGAGCATCCCAACCATGAAGACGCAGCGGCAAAAAGCGCCCTGCTGCAACTGGAAGCATTGAAAAAACTCAATCACACACTTTCTCGTGAGGGCCTTCCGACGCTCGATATCGGCATCGGCATCCATACGGGCCTTGTCACCGTCGGAGAGATGGGTTCGGCGGGACGAAGCGACTACACCATCATGGGTGACAATGTCAATCTCGCATCCCGTATCGAGGGATTGAACAAATTTTACGGTTCTCGCCTGATCATTTCCGAATCGACCAAGAGAGGATTGAAAGAGGACTATACCTTCCGAGAACTCGATACCGTTCGCGTCAAAGGAAGAAAGAAGCCGGTCACCATTTATGAACTTCTTCAGACGGGAAAACCCTCAAAGCAACTACACGAAGAGCTCGAAGAGTACCATCACGCACTCGAAGAGTACAAAAATGGAAATTTCGTGGCCGCGGAAGAGAAGTTCCGGCATCTTCAGAAAAAAAACCCCCATCCTCTTTATGCTCTCTATATATCCCGATGCCACACGTATGCACTGAATCCGCCGCAGCATTTCGATGGTATTTTCGTATTCGAAACAAAATAG
- a CDS encoding HD domain-containing phosphohydrolase, with translation MVSLKIASDKVIDAGNLINALGEDELARIDHIFLTHSHLDHINDIPYLLDNTFHLRYKPLKIYGTQKTLENLHTHVFCKEIWVDYTKIPINEAGDPAVELNTLEYGIPVRFGSLSIKPVPNEHIEGSCAYVIEKDGDALLFSSDTCLAPSLTKEINANKRIRAAIFELSFPDGKEDLAKKSMHLTPSLLEKQLATLQRSDVKMYVHHLKPSFVRQIEKDLQRNPKLKSRHVRILNDGDMIRYEKGTLVVTGEKEDAEEKFLHLIHIGTMLTEQTDKQRLYDTIVKAAREFVKADAGTLYIMDEARRNLRFEVVQNETLGVDSGRSGEKKPDWPPLPLYHENGKENLNMVAAAAALQGRVINIPDIYGDNLFDFSGTKKFDEMTGYRSRSMLVIPLKDHEERVMGVLQLINRIDESGEIVPFSREDEKIGFSLASQATLLMRNQILIHDLEEMFFSFLNALANTLDNKSAFTGRHIERMVDVTMEIVRAIQNDSKGMFKNLSFSEDEIKQIYLAALVHDIGKIVTPDYLVEKSTKLETVYDRVGLIRLRVELAKAQKHLALYRELCEKNGLKHDAMDEIADCYAGELDNSMAFIERANSGSEYFDEDKIQKLHAINASGSIRIGAEERPLIEPDEMEALSVQKGTLTAKERRIIMDHVKETKRNLSQLIFPEKYRRIPEIAGAHHEKLNGKGYPDRLRAEEISLEARILAIADIFEALTASDRPYKKPNKLSEAMKILYYMAKDGELDYDIVKFFYEEGVYLKYARKHLHDEQIDEVDLTF, from the coding sequence TTGGTTTCTCTCAAAATCGCTTCCGACAAGGTGATCGATGCGGGCAATCTGATCAATGCTCTCGGTGAAGATGAGCTCGCCCGTATCGATCACATTTTCCTGACCCATTCCCATCTCGACCATATCAACGATATTCCTTATCTTCTTGACAACACTTTTCATCTGCGTTACAAACCTTTGAAAATCTACGGTACGCAAAAGACGCTCGAAAATCTTCACACTCATGTTTTCTGTAAAGAGATTTGGGTCGATTACACAAAGATTCCAATCAACGAAGCGGGGGATCCGGCAGTTGAACTGAATACATTGGAATATGGTATACCCGTTCGCTTCGGTTCTTTATCGATCAAGCCGGTACCCAATGAACATATCGAAGGGAGCTGTGCTTATGTGATAGAAAAAGATGGGGACGCACTGCTTTTTTCTTCCGACACCTGTCTTGCTCCTTCTTTGACGAAAGAGATCAATGCCAATAAAAGGATTCGGGCCGCTATTTTCGAACTCTCTTTTCCCGATGGCAAGGAAGATCTTGCGAAAAAAAGCATGCATCTTACACCATCTTTGCTTGAAAAGCAGCTGGCAACGCTGCAGCGCAGTGATGTGAAAATGTATGTTCACCATCTCAAACCCTCCTTTGTTCGCCAGATAGAAAAGGACTTGCAACGCAATCCAAAGCTGAAATCACGACATGTCAGAATCCTTAACGACGGGGATATGATAAGGTATGAAAAAGGCACACTCGTTGTCACCGGAGAAAAGGAGGATGCCGAAGAGAAATTTCTCCATCTGATTCATATCGGAACGATGTTGACCGAACAGACCGATAAGCAGAGGCTTTACGATACGATCGTCAAAGCGGCAAGAGAGTTTGTCAAAGCGGATGCCGGAACCCTCTATATCATGGATGAAGCGCGGCGAAACCTGCGCTTCGAGGTGGTTCAAAACGAGACACTCGGAGTCGACAGCGGTCGTTCGGGAGAGAAGAAGCCTGACTGGCCGCCTTTGCCTCTTTATCATGAAAATGGAAAAGAAAACCTGAATATGGTTGCTGCCGCTGCAGCATTGCAAGGGCGAGTCATCAACATCCCCGACATTTACGGCGATAACCTGTTCGATTTCAGCGGAACGAAAAAATTCGACGAGATGACCGGTTACCGTTCCCGCTCGATGCTAGTGATTCCACTGAAAGACCATGAAGAGAGAGTCATGGGTGTTCTTCAGTTGATCAACCGGATAGATGAGTCGGGTGAGATCGTTCCCTTCAGCAGGGAAGATGAAAAAATAGGTTTCTCACTGGCGTCCCAAGCCACCCTTTTGATGCGCAATCAGATTCTGATTCACGATCTCGAAGAGATGTTTTTTTCGTTTCTGAATGCCCTGGCCAATACACTGGACAACAAATCGGCTTTCACGGGCAGGCATATCGAGAGGATGGTTGATGTGACGATGGAAATCGTCAGAGCCATCCAAAACGACAGCAAAGGGATGTTCAAAAACCTCAGTTTCAGCGAGGATGAGATAAAACAGATCTATTTGGCCGCTCTTGTCCACGATATAGGAAAGATTGTCACCCCTGACTATCTTGTGGAAAAAAGTACGAAACTCGAAACGGTGTATGACCGTGTCGGGCTCATTCGACTGCGTGTCGAACTTGCCAAAGCGCAGAAACATCTTGCCCTTTACAGGGAGTTGTGTGAAAAAAATGGTCTAAAACATGATGCAATGGACGAAATAGCCGATTGTTACGCCGGCGAACTCGACAACTCGATGGCTTTTATAGAGAGAGCAAACAGCGGCAGCGAATATTTCGATGAGGATAAGATACAAAAACTTCACGCGATCAATGCATCCGGTTCGATTCGCATCGGGGCGGAGGAGAGACCTCTTATCGAGCCTGACGAGATGGAAGCTTTGTCGGTTCAAAAGGGAACGCTCACGGCGAAGGAGCGTCGAATCATCATGGATCATGTCAAAGAGACCAAAAGAAACCTGAGTCAACTGATTTTTCCGGAGAAATACCGCAGAATTCCTGAAATTGCCGGGGCGCATCACGAAAAACTCAACGGCAAGGGATACCCTGACCGATTGCGTGCCGAAGAGATATCTCTCGAAGCGAGGATACTGGCGATCGCCGATATTTTCGAAGCACTGACGGCTTCGGATCGTCCATACAAAAAACCCAACAAGCTCTCCGAAGCGATGAAGATTCTCTATTATATGGCCAAGGATGGCGAACTCGACTACGATATCGTGAAATTTTTCTACGAAGAGGGAGTCTATCTCAAATATGCACGGAAACATCTGCATGACGAGCAGATCGACGAGGTTGACCTGACTTTTTAG
- a CDS encoding response regulator transcription factor yields MQAKVLLLEDDRLFGETLVDFLEGEGYEVEHFLAAKPAIEAVYEYDGFDLYLLDVNVPDLNGFELLKQLRESGDMTPAIYITSARDKEALARGFHSGGDDYMKKPIDLDELLLRIEAQLRRRQGSGKIEVGKYLFDMERLVLYQDGEPVQLPRKLAELLGLLLKNRGEVVQTEEILREIYGEENPGTGVLRVYITKLKQLFGKESIRNIRGVGYCFDA; encoded by the coding sequence GTGCAGGCTAAAGTGCTGCTTCTTGAAGACGACCGGCTCTTCGGAGAGACGCTTGTCGATTTCCTGGAAGGAGAAGGATACGAGGTCGAACATTTTCTTGCGGCGAAACCTGCGATCGAAGCGGTATACGAGTATGACGGATTCGATCTCTATCTGTTGGATGTCAATGTGCCCGATCTCAACGGGTTTGAGCTTCTGAAGCAGCTGCGCGAAAGCGGTGATATGACGCCGGCGATCTATATCACCTCCGCCAGAGATAAGGAGGCGCTGGCAAGAGGGTTTCACAGCGGGGGCGACGACTATATGAAAAAGCCGATCGACCTGGATGAACTGCTGCTTCGGATCGAAGCGCAGCTTCGCCGCCGGCAGGGCAGCGGGAAAATAGAGGTGGGGAAGTATCTTTTCGACATGGAGCGGCTGGTGCTCTACCAAGACGGCGAGCCGGTACAGCTTCCCAGAAAACTGGCGGAACTTCTCGGGCTTCTGCTGAAAAACCGGGGCGAGGTCGTGCAAACGGAAGAGATCCTTCGGGAGATATACGGCGAAGAGAACCCCGGAACGGGTGTGCTTCGGGTCTATATCACCAAACTCAAACAGCTTTTCGGAAAAGAGAGCATCAGAAACATTCGGGGTGTGGGTTACTGTTTCGATGCATGA